Proteins encoded in a region of the Chryseobacterium piperi genome:
- a CDS encoding GEVED domain-containing protein: protein MKKLLFSIILGISWSPFYSQNTEIIECGTDELMKKHYQRFPEQKAQDDAFNLELSKLIKSGKLASTLNKNQIYEIPIVVHVVGDGSPVGSVNNKSDADIIAWVNYTNGVFSGNSSSGMSSSSAQLPVKFVFAKIDPSCNSTNGINRINASNLPKYVSGGVNNDNTANAVTASEITSLGMWDTSKYYNIYVVKKLASNAGTLNGFAYYPGGSNDYSFMSTNASAVNAQTLAHEFGHALGLRHTHEGFNDSTGACPTNTDCTLQGDLVCDTEPMKSLYHSSVPYTCQTGQINPCTNQLYAGGERNVMSYTFCFRDLFTQGQSDRATAQLLQYRQSLINSPAANGTPANNSVSLVTACTPSTITNPGNFNIGVTSVQFGSINNYSANYKAAANNFYENFTGNYCLGTSKTTIQAGTATTLTVAPGTSNAHIIKAYIDYNNDGQFNETTELVLNQSNVANNSVATASVTPPSNAVTNTPLRMRVIGDFNGTAVTACYTPRYGQVEDYSVIIQPRTLSTKETQEILADISKVENSVYVKSDVKIVSLNIYDASGRVLITQSNLRSLESTIPLNAKNIVVTVRATLENGKVITKKLKF, encoded by the coding sequence ATGAAAAAACTATTATTCTCTATTATTCTGGGTATATCATGGTCCCCTTTTTACTCACAGAACACTGAGATCATTGAATGTGGAACTGATGAGTTAATGAAAAAGCATTATCAGAGGTTTCCCGAACAAAAAGCACAAGATGATGCATTTAATTTAGAATTGTCAAAGCTCATCAAAAGTGGAAAACTGGCATCGACTCTAAATAAAAATCAGATATACGAGATCCCTATCGTTGTCCATGTCGTAGGAGACGGTAGTCCTGTAGGTTCTGTCAATAATAAATCTGATGCCGATATCATTGCCTGGGTAAACTATACGAACGGGGTTTTCTCAGGGAACTCATCCAGCGGAATGTCATCCTCGAGCGCCCAGTTACCCGTAAAATTTGTTTTTGCCAAGATTGATCCCAGTTGTAACTCCACGAATGGGATCAATAGAATCAATGCATCCAACCTGCCTAAATATGTCAGCGGCGGTGTCAACAACGACAATACAGCCAATGCAGTAACAGCATCTGAGATTACGAGCCTGGGCATGTGGGATACCAGTAAATATTACAATATTTATGTTGTTAAAAAATTAGCTTCTAATGCAGGAACATTAAATGGTTTCGCTTATTATCCCGGTGGAAGTAATGACTATTCTTTTATGTCAACCAATGCATCCGCAGTTAATGCGCAAACTCTGGCTCATGAATTCGGGCATGCATTAGGATTACGCCATACCCATGAAGGGTTTAACGATTCTACGGGAGCCTGTCCTACTAATACGGATTGTACGCTTCAGGGAGATCTAGTATGTGATACGGAACCTATGAAAAGCCTTTACCATTCATCAGTTCCCTATACCTGTCAGACAGGACAAATTAATCCATGTACAAATCAGCTGTATGCCGGCGGAGAACGAAATGTTATGTCTTATACCTTCTGCTTCAGGGATCTTTTTACACAGGGGCAATCTGACAGAGCAACCGCTCAGCTTCTTCAATACAGACAATCTTTGATTAATTCTCCGGCAGCTAATGGAACACCGGCTAATAATTCAGTATCCTTAGTAACCGCTTGTACTCCTTCCACTATTACCAATCCTGGAAACTTTAATATTGGAGTTACTTCTGTTCAATTTGGAAGCATCAATAATTATTCAGCCAACTACAAAGCAGCTGCCAATAATTTTTATGAGAATTTTACAGGTAACTATTGTTTAGGAACTTCTAAAACCACAATACAAGCCGGAACTGCCACCACTCTTACCGTGGCACCGGGAACAAGTAATGCCCATATTATTAAAGCATACATTGATTATAACAACGATGGCCAGTTCAATGAAACAACAGAGCTGGTTCTTAACCAAAGCAACGTAGCCAATAACTCAGTGGCTACAGCATCGGTAACTCCTCCATCCAACGCTGTCACTAACACTCCTTTACGAATGAGAGTGATTGGGGATTTCAACGGTACAGCAGTTACAGCATGCTATACTCCAAGATATGGACAGGTTGAAGACTATTCTGTGATCATACAGCCACGTACCTTATCTACCAAAGAGACTCAGGAAATTTTAGCTGATATCTCCAAAGTAGAAAATTCAGTGTATGTAAAAAGTGATGTGAAAATCGTTTCTCTAAATATTTATGATGCTTCGGGAAGGGTACTCATTACTCAGTCTAATCTCAGATCTCTAGAGTCTACTATTCCGTTAAATGCGAAAAATATTGTTGTAACCGTAAGGGCAACACTGGAAAACGGAAAGGTAATCACCAAGAAATTAAAATTCTAA
- a CDS encoding ABC transporter ATP-binding protein, protein MKKQDTWEIIKRLFFIGMKFRSWFILTLIISIILSIVSTYRPYLTMLVVDNDITKLQDKALMMKHIYILIGLVFAETILNFFLVYFSNFISQNVIRDIRERLYAKLIYFRTAFFDKTPIGQLVTRAVGDVETIATVYTDGFLMVFGDILRIVFVLIMMFSTNVHLSYITLAILPLMVMITRFFQKRLKKAFGDERTWTANQNSFVQERLAGMPIIQVFNRQEAEFKKFDVINIKLKDALLRTVFIFSLFFPVVELISSLFIGFILFYGGYITISAGVVIAFIQYISMLIRPLRQIADRFNNIQRGIVGAERVLGVMDEDYAMPNHGTVSKDHFDGKIEFKDVRFAYDEKQEVLKGINFKVNPGETVAIVGATGAGKSTIISLITRLYDINSGEIFIDDVELKDYELYNLRSHIGVVLQDVFLFHGSIFENLAFGDDSITLDKIKAGAREIEVDEFIQQLPGGYDYVVSERGSSISLGQRQLLSFLRAYLSDPKILILDEATSSIDHESEKLIQRATEKITKNRTSIIIAHRLSTIEKADKIIVMEHGKIVEEGKHMELLNKNGYYSTLYKAQLKHEVEMEEEKHNS, encoded by the coding sequence ATGAAAAAACAAGATACCTGGGAAATTATTAAAAGGCTTTTCTTTATCGGGATGAAATTCCGGTCCTGGTTTATCCTTACCCTGATAATTTCTATAATACTATCAATAGTTTCTACTTACAGACCTTATCTGACCATGCTAGTGGTAGATAATGATATCACCAAGCTACAGGATAAGGCTTTAATGATGAAGCATATCTATATCTTGATAGGATTGGTTTTTGCTGAAACTATTTTAAATTTTTTCTTAGTTTACTTTTCTAATTTTATTTCCCAGAATGTCATCAGAGATATCAGAGAAAGGCTGTATGCCAAGCTGATTTATTTCAGAACTGCATTCTTTGACAAAACTCCGATAGGACAATTGGTAACACGTGCTGTAGGTGATGTGGAAACCATTGCTACCGTATATACAGATGGCTTTCTGATGGTTTTCGGAGATATCCTGAGAATCGTATTTGTATTGATTATGATGTTCAGTACCAATGTTCATCTCAGTTATATCACGCTTGCGATCCTTCCTTTGATGGTAATGATTACCAGATTTTTTCAAAAAAGATTGAAAAAAGCCTTTGGAGATGAAAGAACCTGGACTGCTAATCAAAACTCTTTTGTTCAGGAAAGATTAGCGGGGATGCCGATCATTCAGGTTTTCAACAGACAGGAGGCTGAATTCAAAAAGTTTGATGTCATCAACATTAAATTGAAGGATGCTTTGTTAAGAACGGTTTTCATATTTTCATTGTTCTTTCCTGTAGTAGAACTTATTTCTTCACTTTTTATTGGTTTTATCCTGTTTTACGGGGGGTATATTACCATTAGTGCAGGGGTGGTGATCGCTTTTATCCAGTATATTTCAATGCTAATCCGTCCATTGAGACAGATTGCCGACCGTTTTAATAATATTCAGCGTGGGATTGTAGGAGCCGAGAGAGTTCTTGGAGTCATGGATGAAGATTATGCAATGCCTAATCATGGTACGGTAAGCAAAGACCATTTTGATGGTAAGATTGAATTTAAAGATGTACGTTTTGCTTACGATGAAAAGCAAGAGGTTTTAAAAGGAATTAATTTTAAAGTAAATCCTGGAGAAACAGTTGCGATTGTTGGAGCAACCGGAGCTGGGAAATCTACTATTATCAGTTTGATTACAAGACTATATGATATTAATTCAGGTGAGATTTTTATTGATGATGTAGAGCTTAAAGATTATGAGTTGTATAACCTGAGAAGTCATATTGGAGTTGTATTACAGGATGTTTTCCTGTTCCACGGAAGTATTTTTGAAAACCTTGCTTTTGGAGATGATAGCATTACTTTAGATAAAATAAAAGCAGGTGCCAGGGAAATTGAAGTGGATGAATTTATTCAGCAGCTTCCGGGCGGTTATGATTATGTAGTAAGTGAAAGAGGTTCATCGATATCATTAGGTCAGAGACAGTTATTATCTTTCCTAAGAGCCTATCTGTCTGATCCAAAAATTTTGATTCTGGATGAAGCAACTTCTTCTATTGATCATGAAAGTGAAAAGCTGATTCAGAGAGCAACGGAGAAGATTACAAAAAACAGAACTTCCATTATTATCGCACACAGACTTTCAACTATTGAAAAAGCGGATAAAATTATTGTAATGGAACATGGGAAAATAGTTGAGGAAGGTAAACATATGGAGCTTCTCAATAAAAACGGATATTATTCCACCTTATATAAAGCGCAGCTTAAACATGAGGTAGAAATGGAAGAAGAAAAACATAATTCATAA
- a CDS encoding sensor histidine kinase codes for MNLSFRFARAFTILVFFVLTIGFTILYFAFERATMRSAILKLEDLNEYVTHKLEQDSTYDYLTFHHRQTQVKLLPANSKNAKEKIIEEKYIWNKSIQSYINKITVVTYPVIHQKKYAITSVRYITIIENHFLISLIMVVAWIMVFLIILTIIVSVLVSKKILEPFYHAMDEIKKFRLKDNRPMNLMETQTEEFKSLNGFLIKMSESSKKDYHLLEELSENTSHELQTPLASIKGKIELLMDSELSENQLTTLSSMNDELDRLSSINQSLILLAKLDHFEKSDSHLVNFSELLKERIYYFEDLFEIQNLTVTKDIQEDVYLNFDKNLATIVINNLINNSKRHNIDHGKISVILTDQYFQISNTGNPPSIPTEELFKRFKRGNPNQNSIGIGLALVKKILEIYNTEISYHFENNQHTLRVNFIK; via the coding sequence ATGAATTTAAGTTTCCGTTTTGCAAGAGCATTTACCATCCTGGTATTCTTCGTACTTACTATAGGTTTTACCATTTTGTATTTTGCCTTTGAAAGGGCGACCATGCGTTCGGCTATCCTTAAATTAGAAGATTTAAATGAGTATGTCACTCACAAACTGGAACAAGATTCCACGTATGACTATCTTACATTTCATCATCGCCAAACCCAGGTGAAACTCCTTCCTGCCAATTCTAAAAATGCCAAGGAAAAAATTATCGAAGAAAAATACATCTGGAATAAAAGTATACAATCTTATATCAACAAAATTACCGTAGTCACCTATCCGGTCATTCATCAGAAAAAATATGCGATCACAAGTGTCCGGTATATTACCATTATCGAAAATCATTTTTTGATAAGCCTCATCATGGTTGTTGCCTGGATTATGGTATTCCTGATCATTCTTACGATTATCGTAAGTGTTTTGGTTTCTAAAAAAATCCTTGAACCGTTTTATCACGCCATGGATGAAATAAAAAAATTCAGACTGAAAGACAACCGTCCCATGAACCTGATGGAGACCCAAACTGAAGAATTTAAATCATTGAACGGGTTCCTCATCAAAATGTCTGAAAGCTCTAAAAAAGATTATCATTTATTGGAGGAACTATCTGAAAATACTTCCCATGAATTGCAAACCCCTTTAGCTTCGATCAAAGGAAAAATAGAATTGTTGATGGACAGTGAGCTTTCAGAAAACCAACTGACAACTCTTTCTTCCATGAATGATGAACTTGATAGACTTTCATCTATCAATCAATCGCTTATTCTTTTAGCAAAACTGGATCATTTTGAGAAAAGCGATTCACACCTCGTTAATTTTTCGGAACTGCTTAAAGAACGGATTTATTATTTTGAAGATCTGTTTGAAATTCAGAATCTAACCGTGACCAAGGATATACAGGAGGACGTATATCTTAATTTTGATAAAAATTTAGCTACCATTGTTATCAACAACCTCATCAATAATTCTAAAAGACATAATATAGATCACGGAAAGATCTCCGTTATACTTACAGATCAATATTTCCAGATTTCAAATACCGGAAATCCACCTTCTATTCCTACGGAAGAATTATTTAAAAGATTCAAGCGTGGAAACCCCAATCAAAACTCTATCGGGATCGGTTTGGCCCTCGTGAAGAAGATTTTGGAGATCTACAACACAGAAATCTCTTATCATTTTGAGAACAACCAGCACACTTTAAGAGTCAATTTCATAAAATAA
- a CDS encoding patatin-like phospholipase family protein — translation MKKFLTALLLSLFSFFYAQDSIKKPTPITKDTKFGLALSGGGAKGFAHIGILKTIDSLGIKIDYITGTSMGGILGGLYGMGYNGEQLKEMVYGMNWRRILSNKIPYNQINISEKDEYNKYILEFPIIGGKPSLPDSYIEGQYMGEVLNNLTFPAKHINDFSKLPIPVELTSSDIVNGGLVMQKKGSLALAIRSTLAIPAAFAPVYIDGRLLVDGGLDRNFPVQEVKDMGAEYVIGGYTGFRLFTKEEIKNPMKMIYQTHAFHSVQDFNEQKKMSDIMVDFVTPLNDITTKDFRKYKEIIKIGEQEAKRHLPEFVALANEQKRLGIIYDHKLIEEVKKPTIQFTYNEDNGTPISNPSEIQAIRSLMGLKEGVYYDAKTINAAIDRVFGMKQYDRVYYTYTDSPDGLIMNIFVKRAAQSAVKLALHYDNEQSVGIILNYTYRDYAEGKFRALATVDISERFKARLQFQKFLDTDYRWWVSLEGNISFLKSNDLILRFSDNHDASNNLFFPNYIYRNIKASTAINYSVHPNAVASFGLNFNAEKLNRSVDRISQTFTDLYSRKVYYHTNLDLFFKFNQNNFNKRYYPTSGNNLQFITKYYFGDQYGLYDLKQIQPELYDYLNPGSEEYYKPKNLISLTLNENYILPLSKRFAIKANAFLGTSFSPQTLGPSDGAPYFFLNQKFNLGGSEYNFDGMSPEFNGFRQKEIPINSVAKVGLEVQYRIYHKLYLTPSFHYAAVSDELSPFKSNTKLIGYGLNLGYESLLGPININISRNDVLNLWRAYFSIGFKF, via the coding sequence ATGAAAAAATTCCTTACCGCTTTACTTTTATCCTTGTTCTCTTTCTTTTATGCACAAGATTCAATAAAAAAGCCAACCCCTATTACTAAAGATACGAAATTTGGATTGGCACTCAGTGGGGGTGGTGCAAAAGGATTTGCCCATATCGGAATTTTAAAAACCATCGATTCCCTTGGCATCAAGATAGATTATATTACTGGTACCAGTATGGGTGGTATTCTTGGAGGATTATATGGTATGGGATACAATGGCGAACAATTAAAGGAGATGGTATATGGAATGAATTGGAGAAGAATTCTAAGCAATAAAATTCCTTATAACCAAATCAACATCAGCGAAAAGGACGAGTACAATAAATATATCCTTGAGTTTCCGATCATCGGCGGAAAGCCATCATTACCCGATTCTTATATAGAAGGTCAATACATGGGTGAAGTACTCAATAACCTTACTTTTCCCGCAAAACATATCAATGATTTCAGTAAGCTGCCGATCCCTGTAGAGCTCACCTCATCAGACATCGTTAACGGAGGGCTTGTGATGCAGAAAAAAGGATCTCTCGCATTGGCTATCCGCTCTACTTTAGCTATTCCTGCAGCTTTTGCACCCGTATATATCGATGGAAGATTGCTTGTAGACGGAGGATTAGACCGAAATTTTCCGGTACAGGAAGTAAAAGATATGGGAGCTGAATATGTCATCGGAGGCTACACAGGATTCAGACTTTTCACCAAAGAAGAGATCAAAAATCCTATGAAAATGATTTACCAGACCCATGCTTTCCATTCTGTTCAGGATTTTAATGAACAAAAGAAAATGTCTGATATTATGGTCGATTTTGTCACTCCTCTTAACGATATTACTACCAAAGATTTCAGAAAATATAAAGAGATCATTAAAATCGGTGAGCAGGAAGCAAAAAGACATCTTCCGGAATTTGTAGCTCTTGCTAATGAACAAAAAAGGCTGGGTATTATTTATGATCACAAACTGATTGAAGAAGTTAAAAAACCTACTATACAGTTCACCTACAATGAAGATAACGGAACTCCCATAAGTAACCCATCAGAAATCCAGGCAATCAGAAGCCTGATGGGACTGAAAGAAGGTGTATATTATGATGCCAAGACAATCAATGCTGCTATCGACAGGGTTTTCGGGATGAAACAGTATGACAGGGTTTATTACACTTATACGGACTCCCCAGATGGTTTGATTATGAATATTTTCGTAAAAAGAGCGGCACAAAGTGCCGTTAAACTAGCACTTCATTATGATAATGAGCAGTCTGTAGGAATTATCCTCAACTATACCTACCGTGATTATGCTGAAGGAAAATTCCGGGCATTGGCCACTGTGGATATCTCTGAACGTTTCAAGGCCCGTCTACAGTTTCAAAAATTTCTGGATACCGACTATCGCTGGTGGGTAAGTTTGGAAGGAAATATTTCTTTCTTAAAAAGTAATGACCTTATCTTAAGATTTTCCGACAATCACGACGCTAGCAATAACTTATTTTTCCCTAACTATATCTACAGAAACATTAAAGCCAGCACAGCCATCAATTATTCTGTTCATCCTAATGCCGTGGCATCGTTCGGTTTAAACTTTAATGCGGAAAAATTGAATAGGTCGGTTGACAGGATCAGCCAGACCTTTACAGATTTATACAGCAGGAAAGTATATTATCACACGAATCTCGATCTGTTTTTTAAATTCAACCAAAACAATTTTAATAAAAGATACTATCCCACTTCAGGAAACAATTTACAGTTTATTACCAAATACTATTTTGGAGATCAGTACGGATTATATGATTTGAAACAAATACAGCCTGAATTGTATGATTATTTGAATCCCGGGTCCGAAGAATATTACAAACCCAAAAATCTTATTAGCCTTACTTTAAATGAAAACTATATCTTACCTCTGAGTAAGAGGTTTGCCATAAAAGCCAACGCATTTTTAGGAACTAGCTTCTCGCCTCAAACCCTGGGACCTTCAGACGGTGCCCCTTACTTTTTTCTCAATCAAAAATTTAACCTTGGGGGGAGCGAATACAATTTTGACGGGATGAGCCCAGAGTTTAATGGATTCAGGCAAAAAGAAATCCCTATAAATTCTGTTGCCAAAGTTGGCCTTGAAGTTCAATATAGAATTTATCACAAGCTTTATCTCACCCCATCATTTCATTACGCTGCGGTAAGCGATGAACTCTCCCCTTTTAAAAGCAATACCAAACTTATCGGTTATGGGCTTAATTTGGGATACGAATCTCTTCTAGGACCTATCAACATCAATATATCGAGAAATGATGTACTGAATCTCTGGAGGGCATATTTCAGTATTGGTTTTAAATTCTAA
- a CDS encoding MFS transporter, translated as MNTTPITTAQRIKAIVGGSIGNLVEWYDWYAYAAFAIYFSNSFFPDSDLNAQLMNTAGIFAVGFLMRPIGGWLFGSIADKIGRKRAMTLSVLLMSFGSLLIALTPTYETIGILAPILLLIARLLQGLSVGGEYGVSATYLSEMATEDRRGFYSSFQYVTLIGGQLIALGIQLVLQKVLLTEAQLEDWGWRIPFIIGAALSVIALYLRANLHETEAFENKKDMNEKKKGTIKELLKHPKALLTVVGLTLGGTLAFYTYTTYMQKFLVNTVHLTKEQSTLISFISLFIFACLQPVFGGLSDKIGRRPLLLGFGILGTLCTVPLLTALSTTTSMWGAFFLIMAALIIVSGYTSINAVVKAELFPSEVRALGVGLPYALTVAIFGGTAEYIALWLKQADMESYFYWYITACIFFSLVVYVRMKDTKETSTLNKD; from the coding sequence ATGAATACTACTCCGATTACTACTGCCCAAAGGATCAAAGCCATTGTCGGCGGCTCAATAGGAAACCTGGTCGAATGGTATGACTGGTATGCTTATGCAGCTTTCGCCATTTACTTTTCCAATTCATTTTTCCCGGATTCCGACCTTAATGCACAGCTGATGAATACCGCAGGAATATTTGCTGTAGGATTTCTGATGCGTCCCATCGGTGGATGGCTATTCGGCAGTATTGCTGATAAGATAGGGCGAAAAAGAGCGATGACTCTTTCTGTTCTACTGATGTCATTCGGCTCCTTACTTATTGCTCTTACGCCAACATATGAAACCATAGGAATTTTAGCACCTATCCTCCTTTTAATCGCAAGATTGTTACAAGGATTAAGTGTAGGTGGAGAATATGGTGTATCAGCAACCTATCTCAGTGAAATGGCAACAGAGGACAGAAGAGGTTTCTATTCAAGCTTTCAGTATGTCACCCTCATCGGAGGACAGCTGATTGCATTGGGAATTCAATTGGTATTACAAAAAGTACTTCTCACAGAGGCTCAGCTGGAAGACTGGGGCTGGAGAATTCCTTTCATCATCGGGGCCGCACTTTCGGTAATTGCACTTTACTTAAGAGCTAATCTTCATGAAACCGAAGCGTTTGAAAATAAAAAAGACATGAATGAAAAGAAAAAAGGAACGATTAAAGAACTTCTTAAGCATCCTAAAGCTTTACTTACTGTAGTAGGATTAACCTTGGGAGGAACATTGGCATTCTATACGTACACGACTTATATGCAGAAGTTTTTGGTAAATACCGTTCATCTTACAAAAGAACAGTCTACCCTGATTTCTTTTATCTCATTATTCATTTTTGCTTGTCTTCAACCTGTTTTTGGAGGTCTGTCGGATAAAATCGGGAGAAGACCTCTGTTGTTAGGCTTCGGAATCCTGGGTACTCTATGTACTGTTCCTTTGCTTACAGCTTTGAGCACCACAACTTCTATGTGGGGAGCTTTCTTTTTAATTATGGCTGCTTTAATTATTGTAAGTGGATACACTTCCATTAATGCTGTAGTGAAAGCTGAACTCTTCCCATCAGAAGTGCGAGCGTTGGGTGTGGGTCTACCCTATGCTTTAACGGTTGCTATTTTTGGGGGAACTGCAGAGTATATTGCTCTTTGGCTGAAACAGGCTGATATGGAATCTTATTTTTATTGGTACATTACTGCCTGTATTTTCTTTTCTTTGGTTGTTTATGTCCGAATGAAAGACACTAAAGAAACATCGACACTGAATAAGGACTAA
- a CDS encoding class I SAM-dependent methyltransferase: MSSSTDKSHWETVYETKSPDQVSWTQEKPQVSLDFISSFGLSKDASIIDIGGGDSNLVDFLLDEGYHNITVLDISEKALEKAKKRLGSRAEKVTFIATDIAEFEPETHYDIWHDRAAFHFLTEQDQISKYLAIAEKSINQFMVIGTFSKNGPAQCSGLPIRQYSEESMEKQFENHFETIKCTSSDHITPFGTTQNFTFCSFKKR; the protein is encoded by the coding sequence ATGAGTTCGTCAACCGATAAAAGTCACTGGGAAACGGTCTATGAAACCAAGAGCCCGGATCAGGTAAGCTGGACACAGGAAAAACCTCAGGTTTCGCTTGATTTCATCTCTTCTTTTGGTCTTTCCAAAGATGCCAGTATCATTGATATCGGAGGTGGTGACAGTAATCTTGTTGATTTTCTTCTTGATGAAGGATATCATAATATTACCGTATTAGATATTTCCGAAAAAGCTTTGGAAAAGGCTAAAAAGCGATTAGGAAGCAGAGCTGAAAAAGTAACCTTCATCGCAACAGATATCGCGGAGTTTGAGCCTGAAACCCATTATGATATCTGGCATGACAGAGCTGCTTTTCATTTTCTGACAGAACAAGACCAAATTTCAAAATATCTTGCAATTGCCGAAAAAAGCATCAATCAGTTTATGGTGATTGGTACTTTTTCCAAAAACGGTCCCGCTCAATGCAGTGGATTGCCCATTCGCCAGTATAGTGAAGAGTCTATGGAAAAACAATTTGAAAATCACTTCGAAACAATAAAATGTACCTCATCAGATCATATAACCCCTTTCGGCACTACCCAAAATTTCACATTCTGTAGTTTTAAAAAACGGTAG
- a CDS encoding RNA polymerase sigma factor, whose protein sequence is MEFEKIYDLYWQKIFRLCMGYVNDPELAQDLAQETFIIVWQQLPKFRNESNIGTWIFRIASNNCLRQIEKEKRFIKASLPFNLEEKKQESLETEIQLLYQFISELPETDRIIISLELEEVKQAEIANIIGLSESNVRVKIHRIKEKLTQKFKENGTY, encoded by the coding sequence ATGGAATTTGAAAAAATTTATGACCTCTATTGGCAAAAGATATTCCGCTTGTGCATGGGATATGTCAATGATCCTGAGCTCGCACAGGACCTCGCACAGGAAACCTTTATTATTGTATGGCAGCAGCTGCCGAAATTCAGGAATGAATCCAATATAGGAACCTGGATCTTCAGAATAGCATCCAATAACTGTTTACGACAGATAGAAAAAGAAAAACGATTTATAAAGGCTTCCTTACCCTTCAATTTGGAAGAAAAGAAACAAGAATCTTTAGAAACTGAGATTCAGCTTCTTTACCAATTTATTTCAGAACTTCCTGAAACCGATCGTATCATTATTTCATTGGAACTGGAGGAAGTAAAACAGGCAGAAATAGCCAATATCATAGGGCTTTCCGAATCCAATGTAAGGGTAAAAATTCATAGAATAAAAGAAAAGTTAACGCAAAAGTTTAAGGAAAATGGAACCTACTAA
- a CDS encoding alpha/beta fold hydrolase: MKKLIFLTILLLFMVLCVNVFGQTKSYPFEVQKTGQGKQALIFIPGFASSGEVWKETTAKFDKTFTCYTLTMAGFAGAQPKPDASFKSWEDGIATYIKDHKIEKPIIIGHSMGGGLALAIAADYPDLIGKIIIVDALPCLSALMDPSFVSKENNDCSSMITKMTSMTDEQFRQMQNNAIPRLLADTTMKETVIGWSIKSDRKTFAAMYCDFSNTDLREKIKNIQCPSLILLESYFTNFKPAIEDQYKNLKNADFQYANKGLHFIMYDDKEWYFAQLNKFLSAQ; this comes from the coding sequence ATGAAAAAACTAATCTTCTTAACCATCTTATTATTATTCATGGTTCTATGTGTCAATGTATTTGGCCAGACAAAATCTTATCCATTTGAAGTGCAAAAAACCGGACAGGGTAAACAAGCTTTAATTTTCATTCCGGGGTTTGCTTCCTCAGGAGAAGTGTGGAAAGAAACAACAGCAAAATTTGATAAAACATTCACGTGCTATACTTTAACTATGGCTGGATTTGCAGGAGCTCAGCCAAAACCTGATGCAAGTTTCAAAAGTTGGGAAGATGGCATTGCAACTTATATTAAAGATCACAAAATTGAAAAGCCTATCATTATCGGGCATAGTATGGGCGGGGGTTTAGCATTGGCTATTGCCGCAGACTATCCTGATTTAATCGGAAAGATTATCATTGTAGATGCATTACCCTGCTTATCTGCCCTGATGGATCCCTCTTTTGTTTCTAAAGAAAATAATGACTGCTCTTCTATGATTACGAAAATGACATCCATGACGGATGAACAGTTTCGCCAGATGCAAAACAATGCTATCCCAAGGCTTTTAGCGGACACGACAATGAAAGAAACGGTGATCGGCTGGAGTATAAAATCTGATAGAAAAACCTTTGCAGCCATGTATTGTGATTTTTCTAACACCGATTTACGGGAAAAAATAAAAAATATACAGTGTCCTTCTCTTATTTTATTGGAGTCTTATTTTACTAATTTTAAACCAGCTATTGAAGATCAGTATAAAAACCTGAAAAATGCAGATTTCCAATACGCTAACAAAGGGTTACACTTTATCATGTATGACGATAAGGAATGGTATTTTGCCCAATTAAATAAATTCTTATCCGCTCAATAA